TTCTATAGTGACAAAGTCGTCAAGTTGGACAACACTGTTGGCCAAACTGAAAAACAGCTGCCTTTATTTTGGAAACCATTTTTTTACTCAGCGTGTCCAATGCCGAACAAAGTTTGATTACACAGCTTAAAACAAAGTTCTCATAACTGGGAAATTACGAGAAGTTTTTAAAGTGGAAATAGGCACGAAACTTTCGACTAACTAACAAGAAATGGGTAGATGGGTAGAGGCAGAGTACTAGGACGGGTAATGGTACCAACAATGGGAAGAATAGGATTATGTGAATACGGAATACGGAATATTTGAAATTTCCGTCGATTGATCTTATTTTCCTTTTTAATCCACAGATAGACGGACAGAATGGAGATTCCCAGTGAgcttctgccgctgctcaGCTGCCCTCTGTGCGGGCGTCTCTACTCAGAGGAGGGCAGACATGTGCCCAAGTTGCTCAGCTGCCAGCACTGCTACTGCAAGGATTGCCTGGACAAGGAGCTGCTGTGGTCGTTGCCCTGCAATGGCCGAGAGTGGATCTGTGGCAGGTGCGGAATGAGCACCAAGCTCGAGCCGGATATGTTGCCCGAACCGGAGTACATCATCTATTTAATACGCAACTTGAGGGCCCTGCAGTTGGGACAAGTGATGATGGCGATGCAAGCGGGCCCCACCAGCCCCCAAGCTGTCGAGGCTGGAGCCGCAAAGCCCATCCCTGAGCCTGCAAACAtggctggatggctggatGATGTCTGCGTGAACCGTTTCCTGACCAACAGCTGCGAGCATTGCTTGATCCATGGGTTGCCGAACACGACCTGGTGCCACAACTGTCGACATCTGATGTGTCGCGCCTGCGCCAATGGCGCGGCACATTCCGAGCACCAGTTGACCTGCCACATGGACTTCAGCGAGCTGGTCCACCAGCTGCTCTCCAATGAGATGGACAAAATCAAGAGGGCCTGCAGTGAGGTCGATGCGCTGGCCCGCCGCGATATGGCAATGCTTCGGGTTCTCTTTGAAGGCTGTCACCAGCTTCAGAATACCGTCAGAAAGGAGATCCTGGGCCACAAGCCCAGCATGGTTGTCTTGCACATGCGCGACTGGCTGATGCGATCCGAGACGATGCTCAGCCGCCTGTGGGGAGAGGGTGCCCTCGGGGTCTACGAGATGCATCAACTCCTGGGCCGGGCCTCCGCAAAGGTGAAGCTATTCCGCAAGCAGGTTTTGCATCTTCAGTTCCAGTATAACATGCGAGCCATCATCCAGGAGAATGGCATGCACATGCTGACCTTTGAGCTGCTCAACGAGCGAATTCTGGGTCTACAGCGGAACCCCAATCCCAATCCACCCCAGGGCATACCTGGGGACGGAGTGCCGCCAGCTTTGGTGATGATCAATTACTGCATCTACAACTACTGGCAACAGGTGCAGCAACAGGTGTTGCTGATGCCCCGCCAGGAGCATCCACCGCTCCACAGTCAACCCCGCCATGAGCACTCCCTGATGCTACCGATCAATAACCTGTGGCAGATATCTCCTCTGGAGCCAGCTCCCTCTACCAgctgcagcagccacagctTCTTGACCCACAACTATCCCCATCCGGCAGCCCAGCTCTTCAACAACGACTACAACCGCCTGAATCTGGGCCTACTGCTTGGACAGAACAATGCACAgtcacagcaacagcaacagcatcagcaacaaATGGGTAACCAAGCCTCCGGCATGCGTCAGCATGGGCATGGCCATGGGACAGCCATTGGATTGGTAAGCATTGGGCGGTTGCCCTTAGTACACTGTTATCCCATATATTACATGGATATGGAAATAGCAGGGCGTCTGGCCGGGCGAGTACTAATCGAAGTGAACAAGGATGCTGCGCCCCGGATGGCCGAAAACTTTGGCTCGCTTATCCGGCAGGATCGCGGCTTTGGGTACCGGGGATGCGTCGTCTTTCAGACCTGGGGCAACGAGAGCATTATCACGGGGGACTTTGAGTCGCAGAACGGTCGCGGCGGATATGCCGCCTTCGAGGAGCGCTTCTTTCAGCCGGACAACAGCAGACTAAAATCCCACCGGGGTGCGGTTGGCATGCGGCGAAGTCAGAAGCGACACGACCACCACGGACTCGTCGGCAGCCAGTTCCGGGTCCTGCTGAACGAACATCAGATATTTACGGCCATATTTGGCTACATAatcgatggcatcgaaatgaTAGACCGAATCGCTGCGACTGGCAACTCGATCGGGCGACCTGGTGTGCGATCCATCATCAAAGATTGCGGGTTGTACCGTCCTGTAGGAACTGAGAACCGATCGGACCAACCTTTACCCCCATGAGGAGCCCCATTACTCGGATCTACTATACACAATTTTTGAAGCATCGTAAAATATATGTAATATAAGATAAGACAGACAAGACAGGTGTTTTTTTGAAAGTAATCTCTTTGATGTCCGTTTTTGATTGTATTGTACAATATTGTATGTTATATTATAATATTGTTCCGTGGAATAACAAAACGAACAAGAAATAAAAAAGCCAAATTGTCAAAAATGAGACTTGTGAAACTTTTAGAAATATTTTACAAAACGGAATAATAccaaacagagagagagagaggataAGAGATAAAAAGCAACATTTTTAGGCTgttttaaataataataatagtaaaaAAAAGTattatttcttttttgttcttcTATAAATACAAAGTCGATGGAAAATAGTTAATGATATTTGTGAAATTTCTTGGTATTTAAGGTCTAAATGGAAATTGGTTATTGGCTATTAAATTTTATAGGCATAAGGTATACATGAAACACAATCCTACAATCCGTAGGATGTTTCAAGCGCTACAACATTACCTGGCTatgaaataaaaaattaatacCTTAACTAAAAGGTATTTTAAAAATTATAGATATCCAATAAAACATAATAGCTACATCTGAATGGAAATCTTATAAAATAGCACGAAAATTGAGAAATGATTCCAGATAAAGATGATATCtatatctacatacatatatatatatatatatatatctacaaTAAAGTAAACTATGCAATATATCAAACGATATTCTATTTAGTACACACTACGTGATCTATGAAAGACATTAAATATCACATCTTTGTACGTCTGTAAAACATCTCAATACATTCGAGGTACACTTCATATTTACGATGAAGTAAATTAATGCAAATCGAATACAGAACACTACGATATACGATACACGATACACGATACACGATACGATATACGATTGATATAAGGTTTCCACCTACAAGAAACTCTCTACATCTTTGTCGATATTGTAACACTAACTAATAAGAATctctataaaaaaaaaacaagaaatagGTGAAATCTTGCGTAGATGTTAACTATATTTACAGGAGATTTATCCATAAAATCACAAAACAATAGCGATTTACCAGAAGTAAATGTTTGATGTCTATATAAGCTTTTGTTGTGACCATTATAAACGAATTGTGACATAAGAATAGTTCTATAGACATATATCATAAACAAGGAACAAGTGATTTTATTTAAAAGTAAATCAAAACGAAGGATCAATTGAAGTCTAGAAGCTTTAGGAATCGAGTAATTTTGATATTATATATGCAGAGGTATACGAAATATTTGAGTTAGGTTTAGGTCGGTTTAGCATTgcgttttgatttattattattcataTTAATCTTTTATCAATCAAGcagaattaaaaaaaaaaagtaagaAAAAGATAGTATTATTCGAAACATATACGATTAATAAGagatataaaacatatatgtGATGGATGATATTAAAAGATAAGATATGGTAATACACAATACACAGCAGATGAGGCAATTATACATTCGTTTGTAAATGGAACGAATGTAATTACTACAGAAAattaatttatattttaaCTTGTCTATTAATATTAATAAGAATCGtgtaatttaaattaattaaatttaaatattaggTAAAAGAAACATTATATTTGTTATATTATTTGATTAAATCAAATCGAAAATTCTTTGAGTTCAAATATATgacaaaattaaattaatttttaagGAAAGTCTAAGATTTCAAAAAAATCATCGAAACGGTGGCAAAAAAGCGCATCAAACACGAAGAAATCTCAAATAAAAATTTGCTCAAATGGTATATAGTTTACCGAGAATCCAAGTAATCGTATAGGTACTATATCCATACTTGTGTTGTAAATGTGTCTGGTTATTAATTCTTAAGACGTGTTTCTTGTAAATCATAATTGGTATGGATTTTTGGCAAAGAGCACTCCACAGAGCAATGATGCGAAGTACAAACACAAGCGGAGAAGGGAGAAGAGAACGAATAATGGTCATTAAAATCCAGAGGATTTAAAAAGATACCCACACACTACACCGAGTTTAAAGGTATTTAAGTGTTAAATGTCCATAGATAATCAAACTTTACATAGCTTTTAAGCAATAATCGAAATGTAATCCCTGTTCAATTGGTGTCTAAATATGCAGTGTGTTTAAATGTGAAAGTTTTCAATAAATGTTGCAGAACTCAAACCCGAATGGAAGGCACATCATATCGATTATATCACTCACCTTATAGAAGACATCTGGAACATACTGCTTATCTGTGGACTCTCGCACATATCCCAATTCGGGAGCCTCCTTAGTGGGTACCAGACAATCATCTCGGACCAGAGCCATGCACTGGGCAGACACCGCATATCCCTCCATATGCACTTGTTTGGTTTGATCTCCTAAATGCATATGGAATGTTAGATTACTGCTCGATGGTAACCGAGTGATAGAAAACACTTACCCGTCACACAAATGGTCACAAACTTTGAGCCAAAGACGCCATTTGAGGCATATTTACATGGATTGGGATGACGATTCTGCAGCTCTCCGGCCGTTATGCACTCCTGGGCGGTGAGGAAGTGGGTCTCGATGCCACGAATCTGCTTCACAGTTCCTGCAGTTGCATCATCCGTGATAAGATCAGTGAATATCCAaccaatctataaaaaaaaaaaaaataaaatgtagTAAACATATAGTGTAAAAGAAGTGTCTTTACAGCGCACCTTCTTCAGTCCTAACGCATTGGCTACAGCATCGACTTCGTCGTTCCCCTCATCGGGGAACATATTGATCGAATCCCGTGTCGATTCCTGCGGTGGCTCATAGATCGCTGCCACCGTGGCGCGTATGCCGAGCGGTACATCTGTATGCGGCTCATACGTGCCGTACAAATAGCCCATACGCTGGTGGCCAGTGGTACGCCAATAGTTTAGGAAACGTTCTACAATTTTGGTATTCTCGAACATGACATTGTCCACATGACGATAGGTCTGACGGTTCAGGGTTATGGCCGATGGCTGGCACTTGGAGCATATGCCCTTGGGCCATGGCGGATGTTCCCTACAGCCTGTCTTGATGCGGCAATTGATGTCATCGAATACAAAGTATTTGCCATGATCCATGCCTGATGTCTGCTTGCGTATGTACGAATGAAACGACAAGTGCTTGATGTTATTCTCCTTCAAATAGGCCTCATCATAGGGTTCCAGCGGCGAGCAATGAACGCAACGGCCATTGGCATTGTGATGGCAGCTTTAATTAATAGATTTTTAAATATGTTATAAACTTAATCGATATAGGAAGATCCCCAAACTTACAGCTTGCTATCGCGTTCGCGCTTAATAGTGCCATCGGCTTTGGACAGGTTCAGATCCACCTCATCCTCGATCACGTTAATTGAGGGCCGAGCGCTGTTCGTATTGCTGTTGCTCAGCTTTTCGCTAGCTGCAGTCGACTTGAAAACCTGATTTTCAATGGCAACGGTACTGGTGCGCTGCAAAGACAAAATTGAGTATGAAAATATGGTTGAATTCCATTAGAAACATTCGACTTACCCGCGTCGAAGTGCCAGCCATTTGTTTTAAGTATATCATGTCGCCATGCTTCAGTGCGGTTCCCACAAGCTGGGAGCCACTGGCCTGAAGTTCTGTAAGAAAATTACGCTCCTTGAACAGGCCGAATCCATCCACTTGCATGGCAGTCTGAACGCTGTCATATAGTTGCTTCAAATTTGACTTGGGTGAGATCTCAATGCGTTTGATGCCCTCCGCAGACTGCACTCGTACTAGCTgtaataaaaaggaaaaataGAGTTCATTATCAaataaattgaatttgatTTTTAGGGGGAACCA
This region of Drosophila miranda strain MSH22 chromosome 2, D.miranda_PacBio2.1, whole genome shotgun sequence genomic DNA includes:
- the LOC108155051 gene encoding nuclear protein localization protein 4 homolog isoform X1, which codes for MASAPLMLENLLYKKRNLVYAFARHRLFLLCKQSLVRVQSAEGIKRIEISPKSNLKQLYDSVQTAMQVDGFGLFKERNFLTELQASGSQLVGTALKHGDMIYLKQMAGTSTRRTSTVAIENQVFKSTAASEKLSNSNTNSARPSINVIEDEVDLNLSKADGTIKRERDSKLCHHNANGRCVHCSPLEPYDEAYLKENNIKHLSFHSYIRKQTSGMDHGKYFVFDDINCRIKTGCREHPPWPKGICSKCQPSAITLNRQTYRHVDNVMFENTKIVERFLNYWRTTGHQRMGYLYGTYEPHTDVPLGIRATVAAIYEPPQESTRDSINMFPDEGNDEVDAVANALGLKKIGWIFTDLITDDATAGTVKQIRGIETHFLTAQECITAGELQNRHPNPCKYASNGVFGSKFVTICVTGDQTKQVHMEGYAVSAQCMALVRDDCLVPTKEAPELGYVRESTDKQYVPDVFYKEKDQYGNEVQRLARPLPVEYLLVDVPASTPVKPQYTFTNYDKRQAFPIENRYIDGHLQDFSALSGYLSAWGEEEFLEAISDFHLLVYLYKMDMLPLRQHMSSLLEAVRTKNPNRAADFKDEEVWKLLESLIQASSGGSGGTTSYPSGSGAANAGGVAGADAMDLDDNTWTCNHCTFINRGDLQSCEICSLPR
- the LOC108155051 gene encoding nuclear protein localization protein 4 homolog isoform X2; this encodes MSDKILVRVQSAEGIKRIEISPKSNLKQLYDSVQTAMQVDGFGLFKERNFLTELQASGSQLVGTALKHGDMIYLKQMAGTSTRRTSTVAIENQVFKSTAASEKLSNSNTNSARPSINVIEDEVDLNLSKADGTIKRERDSKLCHHNANGRCVHCSPLEPYDEAYLKENNIKHLSFHSYIRKQTSGMDHGKYFVFDDINCRIKTGCREHPPWPKGICSKCQPSAITLNRQTYRHVDNVMFENTKIVERFLNYWRTTGHQRMGYLYGTYEPHTDVPLGIRATVAAIYEPPQESTRDSINMFPDEGNDEVDAVANALGLKKIGWIFTDLITDDATAGTVKQIRGIETHFLTAQECITAGELQNRHPNPCKYASNGVFGSKFVTICVTGDQTKQVHMEGYAVSAQCMALVRDDCLVPTKEAPELGYVRESTDKQYVPDVFYKEKDQYGNEVQRLARPLPVEYLLVDVPASTPVKPQYTFTNYDKRQAFPIENRYIDGHLQDFSALSGYLSAWGEEEFLEAISDFHLLVYLYKMDMLPLRQHMSSLLEAVRTKNPNRAADFKDEEVWKLLESLIQASSGGSGGTTSYPSGSGAANAGGVAGADAMDLDDNTWTCNHCTFINRGDLQSCEICSLPR
- the LOC108155052 gene encoding uncharacterized protein LOC108155052 isoform X1; this encodes MEIPSELLPLLSCPLCGRLYSEEGRHVPKLLSCQHCYCKDCLDKELLWSLPCNGREWICGRCGMSTKLEPDMLPEPEYIIYLIRNLRALQLGQVMMAMQAGPTSPQAVEAGAAKPIPEPANMAGWLDDVCVNRFLTNSCEHCLIHGLPNTTWCHNCRHLMCRACANGAAHSEHQLTCHMDFSELVHQLLSNEMDKIKRACSEVDALARRDMAMLRVLFEGCHQLQNTVRKEILGHKPSMVVLHMRDWLMRSETMLSRLWGEGALGVYEMHQLLGRASAKVKLFRKQVLHLQFQYNMRAIIQENGMHMLTFELLNERILGLQRNPNPNPPQGIPGDGVPPALVMINYCIYNYWQQVQQQVLLMPRQEHPPLHSQPRHEHSLMLPINNLWQISPLEPAPSTSCSSHSFLTHNYPHPAAQLFNNDYNRLNLGLLLGQNNAQSQQQQQHQQQMGNQASGMRQHGHGHGTAIGLVSIGRLPLVHCYPIYYMDMEIAGRLAGRVLIEVNKDAAPRMAENFGSLIRQDRGFGYRGCVVFQTWGNESIITGDFESQNGRGGYAAFEERFFQPDNSRLKSHRGAVGMRRSQKRHDHHGLVGSQFRVLLNEHQIFTAIFGYIIDGIEMIDRIAATGNSIGRPGVRSIIKDCGLYRPVGTENRSDQPLPP
- the LOC108155051 gene encoding nuclear protein localization protein 4 homolog isoform X3, producing MLVRVQSAEGIKRIEISPKSNLKQLYDSVQTAMQVDGFGLFKERNFLTELQASGSQLVGTALKHGDMIYLKQMAGTSTRRTSTVAIENQVFKSTAASEKLSNSNTNSARPSINVIEDEVDLNLSKADGTIKRERDSKLCHHNANGRCVHCSPLEPYDEAYLKENNIKHLSFHSYIRKQTSGMDHGKYFVFDDINCRIKTGCREHPPWPKGICSKCQPSAITLNRQTYRHVDNVMFENTKIVERFLNYWRTTGHQRMGYLYGTYEPHTDVPLGIRATVAAIYEPPQESTRDSINMFPDEGNDEVDAVANALGLKKIGWIFTDLITDDATAGTVKQIRGIETHFLTAQECITAGELQNRHPNPCKYASNGVFGSKFVTICVTGDQTKQVHMEGYAVSAQCMALVRDDCLVPTKEAPELGYVRESTDKQYVPDVFYKEKDQYGNEVQRLARPLPVEYLLVDVPASTPVKPQYTFTNYDKRQAFPIENRYIDGHLQDFSALSGYLSAWGEEEFLEAISDFHLLVYLYKMDMLPLRQHMSSLLEAVRTKNPNRAADFKDEEVWKLLESLIQASSGGSGGTTSYPSGSGAANAGGVAGADAMDLDDNTWTCNHCTFINRGDLQSCEICSLPR
- the LOC108155052 gene encoding uncharacterized protein LOC108155052 isoform X3 yields the protein MEIPSELLPLLSCPLCGRLYSEEGRHVPKLLSCQHCYCKDCLDKELLWSLPCNGREWICGRCGMSTKLEPDMLPEPEYIIYLIRNLRALQLGQVMMAMQAGPTSPQAVEAGAAKPIPEPANMAGWLDDVCVNRFLTNSCEHCLIHGLPNTTWCHNCRHLMCRACANGAAHSEHQLTCHMDFSELVHQLLSNEMDKIKRACSEVDALARRDMAMLRVLFEGCHQLQNTVRKEILGHKPSMVVLHMRDWLMRSETMLSRLWGEGALGVYEMHQLLGRASAKVKLFRKQVLHLQFQYNMRAIIQENGMHMLTFELLNERILGLQRNPNPNPPQGIPGDGVPPALVMINYCIYNYWQQVQQQVLLMPRQEHPPLHSQPRHEHSLMLPINNLWQISPLEPAPSTSCSSHSFLTHNYPHPAAQLFNNDYNRLNLGLLLGQNNAQSQQQQQHQQQMGNQASGMRQHGHGHGTAIGLGVWPGEY
- the LOC108155052 gene encoding uncharacterized protein LOC108155052 isoform X2, which encodes MEIPSELLPLLSCPLCGRLYSEEGRHVPKLLSCQHCYCKDCLDKELLWSLPCNGREWICGRCGMSTKLEPDMLPEPEYIIYLIRNLRALQLGQVMMAMQAGPTSPQAVEAGAAKPIPEPANMAGWLDDVCVNRFLTNSCEHCLIHGLPNTTWCHNCRHLMCRACANGAAHSEHQLTCHMDFSELVHQLLSNEMDKIKRACSEVDALARRDMAMLRVLFEGCHQLQNTVRKEILGHKPSMVVLHMRDWLMRSETMLSRLWGEGALGVYEMHQLLGRASAKVKLFRKQVLHLQFQYNMRAIIQENGMHMLTFELLNERILGLQRNPNPNPPQGIPGDGVPPALVMINYCIYNYWQQVQQQVLLMPRQEHPPLHSQPRHEHSLMLPINNLWQISPLEPAPSTSCSSHSFLTHNYPHPAAQLFNNDYNRLNLGLLLGQNNAQSQQQQQHQQQMGNQASGMRQHGHGHGTAIGLQGVWPGEY